The Chaetodon auriga isolate fChaAug3 chromosome 3, fChaAug3.hap1, whole genome shotgun sequence genome has a window encoding:
- the LOC143318622 gene encoding flavin-containing monooxygenase 5-like, whose amino-acid sequence MTRRVAVIGGGSSGLACIKCCLDEGLEPVCFESSNDIGGLWRFKENPEPDRASIYHSVIINTSKEMMCFSDFPIPAHYPNFMHNSLIMNYFRMYADNFQLIKHIRFNTKVLQVKQRSDFSHSGQWDVETENQDGKKEKHVFDAVMICIGHHCHPNMPLHDFPGIDTFTGKYFHSRDYKTPEEWRNKKAVVIGIGNSGGDLAVELSRVTKQLYLSTRRGAWILNRVGDAGFPLDLAFNRVLNFFRELLPFNVFCGLAESRLNQRFDHALYNLQPKHRLLSQHPTVNDELPNRILSGTVQVKPNIRRFQGSSVEFDDGSVVEDVDLVVFATGYRFSFPFLSSNVVSASENKASLYKYVFPPELDRPTLAIIGLVQPLGAIMPISEMQARWATRVFKGCIKLPSETAMLKDVKYKQETMAKRYVTSQRHTIQVDYVSYMDEIADLVGVRPSIPRLLLTDPRVGLNVMLGPCTPYQYRLRGPGKWAGARQAILTQWERIARPMQTRPCDEPQHKRSFMWPLIVSTAAVGLAAYVNKNNLPAFVQDPNALLDNIKAYLPAQ is encoded by the exons ATGACTCGTCGTGTGGCTGTGATTGGAGGAGGCAGTTCAGGTCTGGCCTGTATCAAATGCTGTCTGGATGAGGGTCTGGAGCCTGTCTGCTTCGAAAGCAGCAATGACATTGGTGGTCTGTGGAGGTTTAAG GAGAATCCAGAGCCAGACAGGGCCAGCATCTACCACTCTGTCATCATCAACACCTCCAAGGAGATGATGTGTTTCAGTGATTTTCCCATTCCTGCACACTACCCCAACTTCATGCACAACTCCCTGATCATGAACTACTTTCGGATGTATGCTGACAACTTCCAGCTCATCAAGCACATACGCTTCAAT ACCAAAGTCTTGCAGGTGAAGCAAAGATCAGATTTCTCTCATTCGGGTCAGTGGGATGTTGAGACAGAGAACCAGGATGGCAAGAAggagaaacatgtttttgatgctgttATGATCTGCATTGGACATCACTGCCACCCCAACATGCCACTCCACGACTTCCCAG GCATTGACACTTTCACGGGAAAGTACTTCCACAGCCGAGACTACAAGACTCCTGAGGAGTGGAGGAATAAAAAGGCTGTAGTGATTGGAATAGGAAACTCTGGAGGAGACCTCGCAGTGGAACTGAGCAGAGTCACCAAGCAG CTTTACCTCAGCACTCGAAGAGGAGCCTGGATTCTGAACCGAGTCGGCGATGCTGGGTTTCCACTTGATTTGGCTTTTAACAGGGTGTTGAATTTTTTCCGGGAACTCCTTCCCtttaatgtcttctgtggcctAGCTGAGAGTCGCCTCAACCAAAGATTTGACCATGCCCTGTACAATCTTCAGCCAAAGCACAG GTTGTTAAGCCAACATCCCACAGTGAACGATGAGCTTCCCAACCGCATCCTGTCTGGAACAGTTCAGGTGAAACCCAACATCCGCAGATTTCAGGGCTCCAGTGTGGAGTTTGATGACGGGAGTGTAGTGGAGGATGTTGACCTGGTG GTGTTTGCCACAGGTTACAggttttcctttcctttcctgtcctcaAATGTGGTGTCTGCATCTGAGAACAAAGCATCTCTGTACAAGTATGTGTTTCCTCCTGAGTTGGACCGCCCCACTCTGGCTATCATTGGTTTAGTGCAGCCTCTGGGGGCCATTATGCCCATCTCTGAGATGCAGGCCAGATGGGCCACACGCGTCTTTAAAG GCTGCATCAAACTTCCCTCAGAGACTGCCATGCTGAAAGATGTCAAATACAAGCAGGAGACAATGGCTAAAAG GTATGTCACCAGTCAGAGACACACCATCCAAGTTGACTATGTCAGCTACATGGATGAGATAGCAGATCTGGTCGGGGTTCGACCCAGCATCCCGAGGCTGCTGCTGACCGATCCCAGGGTGGGGCTGAACGTGATGCTCGGCCCCTGCACGCCGTACCAGTATCGTCTCAGAGGGCCAGGAAAGTGGGCTGGAGCCCGTCAGGCCATCCTCACTCAGTGGGAGAGAATAGCTCGGCCCATGCAGACCAGACCCTGTGATGAGCCTCAGCACAAGAGATCGTTTATGTGGCCTCTGATTGTGTCCACTGCCGCTGTGGGCTTGGCTGCATACGTTAACAAGAACAACCTCCCAGCTTTCGTACAAGATCCCAATGCACTGCTGGACAACATAAAGGCATACCTGCCTGCACAGTGA
- the LOC143318200 gene encoding flavin-containing monooxygenase 5-like, with product MVQKVAVIGAGTSGLTSIKTCLDEGLEPTCFESGHDIGGLWRFKEKPELGRANIYQSVVINSSKEMMAFSDFPPPAELPNNLHHSEVLLYMRLYVQAFKLLQHIRFQTTVVSVRQRTDFAETGQWEVETEKTEGQRETHVFDAVLVCTGHFTQPHLPLGDFPGIESFEGRYFHSWDYRNAEDLQGRRVVVIGIGNSGGDIAVDISRVAEKVYLSTRSGAWVVSRVGEGGLPADLVGTSRMDMMIQKLFPSWINRMLEKKLNAAFDHKLYGLKPKHGFYAQIPVVNDDLPARIISGRVQVKPNVKEFCGSSVVFVDGSIIDKVDVVVFATGYNYCFPFLPSALQDKCGYRLRLYKHVFPPALTRPTLAVVGFIHGLGAINPLAEMQGRWATRVFKGLLTLPSEETMMKEIEKDTVTMHQRFACSERNPIQVDYVPYLDSLAKQVGVRPNILWLLLKDPRLALQVFLGPCTPYQYRLTGPGQWAGARQAILTQWERVFQPFRTRVVPEPETRTSSKRSVMMIFSGAALLCCVYYNKHPLSSFFSPLSFFCSPQ from the exons ATGGTTCAGAAGGTGGCCGTGATCGGTGCAGGGACCTCTGGTCTCACCAGCATCAAGACCTGTTTGGATGAAGGTCTGGAGCCCACCTGTTTTGAGAGCGGCCATGACATTGGGGGTCTCTGGAGATTTAAG GAGAAGCCCGAGCTCGGACGTGCCAACATCTATCAGTCAGTGGTCATTAACAGCTCCAAAGAGATGATGGCCTTCAGTGACTTCCCTCCACCGGCTGAGCTCCCAAACAACCTGCACCACTCGGAGGTGCTGCTGTATATGCGCCTCTATGTTCAGGCTTTCAAACTGCTGCAACACATACGCTTCCAG actACTGTGGTCAGTGTGAGGCAGAGGACAGATTTTGCTGAGACAGGCCAGtgggaggtggagacagagaagacagagggtCAGAGGGAGACTCATGTTTTTGATGCAGTGCTGGTCTGTACTGGACACTTCACCCAACCTCACCTGCCCCTCGGAGACTTCCCAG GTATTGAGAGCTTTGAAGGCAGATATTTCCACAGCTGGGATTACCGCAATGCTGAGGATCTACAGGGCAGAAGAGTGGTGGTGATCGGGATTGGGAACTCAGGCGGTGATATTGCTGTGGATATCAGTAGAGTTGCTGAGAAG GTGTACCTCAGTACCAGGAGCGGAGCGTGGGTGGTCAGCCGTGTAGGAGAGGGCGGGCTCCCAGCTGACCTTGTCGGGACTTCTCGAATGGATATGATGATCCAGAAGCTCTTCCCCTCGTGGATCAACAGAATGTTGGAGAAGAAGCTGAACGCAGCATTTGACCACAAACTCTATGGCCTGAAACCAAAACATGG TTTTTATGCACAGATCCCTGTTGTGAATGACGACCTGCCGGCTCGGATCATCTCGGGTCGGGTTCAGGTGAAACCAAATGTGAAGGAGTTCTGTGGGTCCAGTGTGGTGTTTGTCGATGGGAGCATTATAGACAAG GTGGATGTGGTGGTGTTTGCCACAGGGTACAACTACTGCTTCCCCTTCCtgccctcagctctgcaggatAAATGTGGTTACAGGCTGCGTCTCTACAAGCATGTGTTCCCTCCTGCACTGACCCGGCCCACGCTGGCAGTGGTGGGGTTCATCCACGGCCTCGGGGCTATCAACCCTCTGGCTGAGATGCAGGGCCGCTGGGCTACGAGAGTGTTTAAAG GCTTACTGACCCTCCCCTCAGAAGAGACCATGATGAAGGAAATAGAGAAAGACACAGTAACAATGCATCAGAG GTTTGCCTGCTCAGAACGTAACCCCATCCAGGTGGACTATGTCCCTTACCTGGACTCTCTGGCAAAGCAGGTGGGGGTCCGTCCAAACATACTGTGGCTCTTGCTGAAAGACCCCAGACTGGCACTGCAGGTTTTTCTGGGTCCCTGCACTCCTTATCAGTACCGCCTGACTGGGCCGGGCCAGTGGGCTGGAGCCCGTCAGGCCATTCTCACTCAGTGGGAGCGGGTGTTCCAGCCTTTCAGGACCAGAGTGGTACCAGAACCAGAGACCAGAACTTCCTCCAAACGGAGCGTCATGATGATTTTCTCAGGTGCAGCGTTACTGTGCTGCGTCTACTACAATAAacaccctctctcctctttcttctctcctctgtcattctTCTGCTCTCCTCAGTAA
- the LOC143318623 gene encoding flavin-containing monooxygenase 5-like, with translation MTRRVAVIGGGSSGLACIKCCLDEGLEPVCFESSDDIGGLWRFKENPEPDRASIYHSVIINTSKEMMCFSDFPIPAHYPNFMHNSLIMDYFRMYADNFQLIKHIRFNTKVLQVKQRSDFSHSGQWDVETENQDGKKEEHVFDAVMICTGHHCHPHMPLHDFPGIDTFKGKYFHSRDYKTPEEWRNKKAVVIGLGNSGGDIAAELSRVTKQVYLSTRSGSWVQNRVSTKGLPHDVLYNRVSVFLHQVLPFGFNCSLSERKVNQRFDHSLYHLKPKHRFFSQHPTLNDELPNRILSGTLQVKPNIRRFQGSSVEFDDGSVVEDVDLVVFATGYTFSFPFLSSYVVSVSENKASLYKYVFPPELDRPTLAIIGLVQPLGAIMPISEMQARWATRVFKGCIKLPSATAMLKDVKYKQEAMAKTYITSQRHTIQVVYAIYMHEIADLIGARPSIPRLLLTDPRVGLNVLLGPCTPYQYRLRGPGKWAGARQAILTQWERIAWPMQTRPCDEPQYKRSFMWPLIVSTAAVGLAACVNNLPAFVQDPTALLDNIKAYLPAQ, from the exons ATGACTCGTCGTGTGGCTGTGATTGGAGGAGGCAGTTCAGGTCTGGCCTGTATCAAATGCTGTCTGGATGAGGGTCTGGAGCCTGTCTGCTTCGAAAGCAGCGATGACATTGGTGGTCTGTGGAGGTTTAAG GAGAATCCAGAGCCAGACAGGGCCAGCATCTACCACTCTGTCATCATCAACACCTCCAAGGAGATGATGTGTTTCAGTGATTTTCCCATTCCTGCACACTACCCCAACTTCATGCACAACTCCCTGATCATGGACTACTTTCGGATGTATGCTGACAACTTCCAGCTCATCAAGCACATACGCTTCAAT ACCAAAGTCTTGCAGGTGAAGCAAAGATCAGATTTCTCTCATTCGGGTCAGTGGGATGTTGAGACAGAGAACCAGGATGGCAAGAAGGAGGAACACGTTTTTGATGCTGTCATGATCTGCACTGGACATCACTGCCACCCCCACATGCCACTCCACGACTTCCCAG GCATTGACACTTTCAAGGGAAAATACTTCCACAGTCGAGACTACAAGACTCCTGAGGAGTGGAGGAATAAAAAGGCTGTAGTGATTGGATTAGGAAACTCTGGAGGAGACATCGCAGCGGAACTGAGCAGAGTCACCAAGCAG GTATATCTAAGCACTCGGAGTGGATCCTGGGTCCAAAATCGAGTTTCCACCAAAGGTCTTCCCCACGATGTTCTCTACAACAGGGTATCGGTCTTTCTGCACCAAGTCCTTCCCTTTGGATTTAACTGCAGTCTGTCAGAGCGAAAGGTCAACCAAAGATTTGATCACAGTCTGTACCACTTGAAGCCAAAGCACAG GTTTTTCAGCCAACATCCCACACTGAACGATGAGCTTCCCAACCGCATCCTGTCCGGAACACTTCAGGTGAAACCCAACATCCGCAGATTTCAGGGCTCCAGTGTGGAGTTTGATGACGGGAGTGTAGTGGAGGATGTTGACCTGGTG GTGTTTGCCACAGGTTACAcgttttcctttcctttcctgtcctcaTATGTGGTGTCTGTATCTGAGAACAAAGCATCTCTGTACAAGTATGTGTTTCCTCCTGAGTTGGACCGCCCCACTCTGGCTATCATTGGTTTAGTGCAGCCTCTGGGGGCCATTATGCCCATCTCTGAGATGCAGGCCAGATGGGCCACACGCGTCTTTAAAG GCTGCATCAAACTTCCCTCAGCGACTGCCATGCTGAAAGATGTCAAATACAAGCAGGAGGCAATGGCTAAAAC GTATATCACCAGTCAGAGACACACCATCCAAGTTGTCTATGCCATCTACATGCATGAGATAGCAGACCTGATCGGGGCTCGACCCAGCATCCCGAGGCTGCTGCTGACCGATCCCAGGGTGGGGCTGAATGTGTTGCTCGGCCCCTGCACACCATACCAGTATCGTCTCAGAGGGCCAGGAAAGTGGGCTGGAGCCCGTCAGGCCATCCTCACTCAGTGGGAGAGAATAGCTTGGCCCATGCAGACCAGACCCTGTGATGAGCCTCAGTACAAGAGATCGTTTATGTGGCCTCTGATTGtgtccactgctgctgtgggcTTGGCTGCATGCGTCAACAACCTCCCAGCTTTCGTACAAGATCCCACTGCACTGCTGGACAACATAAAGGCATACCTGCCTGCACAGTGA